The following nucleotide sequence is from Hylaeus volcanicus isolate JK05 chromosome 3, UHH_iyHylVolc1.0_haploid, whole genome shotgun sequence.
atattcagtGACAACATAAGAACCGTTTACAGCctaagaaatattaaaccgTTTAGCTCATACTTGAACGGATACGAAAGCTCCATGTCTTAACAATAACTCGACGCACTGTCGATGACCTTTACAAGATGCTAAATGCAAAGGCGTTTTGCCGGTATTGTCTTTAATATTAGTATTTGGAAATAATGGTAAAAGTAAGCTCAATATTTCACTGTGTCCATAATATGCCTGTAAGAACATACacgtggaataattaattgtattgaCGATGATACTAAAGATTATATTATTGGATGCATTCAGTGAGCTAATTATGAAAACTGATCATTACGACTGTTTTAAATCTAAATCACTGTTTCTCTAATCGCTGATGGAAAGCACCGAGGTTGTGGATTGGCACCaagatttaaacaatttaaacagTGTCACTTGTGTTATGTCTCTATCAGATCTTTATCAGGTTTTAACTGTCGTTatctaattgtaaaatatgaatattgaaaTCTTCTAGTATACAGTGATAGTGGTTTCTAGTGATTGGATCAGTGATCAGTGATCAGTTCACTGAATGCACACCCATTGATTTGTTTGATCATACAGCAAGATGTAAAGGTGTCAACGCTGGTGCCTGTGGTTCTTGTTTATCTGCTGAATTAGACGATGTATCCAAGTTCACTTGTGGACAAGCTTCTAATAGAGCTTTTAAAGCAGGCTGATTTCCTCCAGCTACCGCATAATGAATTGCAGTAAAACCACGTTTATCGCACAAACGTGGATCTGCTTTATGTTTCAGTAAATATTGAACGCATCTAAAAGAgtaatagaaattcaaatgttatgattattatgaaagaaagaaattatggTTGTttgaattgtataatatttaattatatcgtaATGTCATGTCTTTTGTTTGATAAGCTATATACAAATAAGCTACATACTGAGCACCAGAATCCGTAGGATTCGAGGCCGCTGCTAAATGCAAAGGGGTTGCGCCGTCAACGTCTTGTGCGTTGGAATCACTTCCAAATCCAACCAATGTGAAAACACAAAGGTAATGACCCTGGCTAGCAGCATAATGAAGTGCTAATCTATCATCGTTATCGGTTAATCGAAAATTAGCACCGCTGGATAGTAATAAATCTAAACAATCCACAGATCCTTTGAATGCCGCTAAATGCAACGGTGTCCTACCACCAGCATCTCTTGTATCTATACGTCTGCTATCGACTTGTAACAATTTTCTACAAACCTGCGGATGTTATCAATCAAAACGTTAATGTTAGAACTAGAAGCAATATTAACACTCTATAACCCCGTATGACTCTGAAGTCGTATACGTATTagtatcaacattttttaaatctgatttaactttattaaatgtatgtattaattacaaacaatcTGTTCACAAcaatttgacaatttttcaCACTAGGGTTAGTACAATTGGCAGCTTATGTGTATTCAGCTTTCAACTTATATCCCATTATTAGTGTTTACCAATAGTCTTATCATAGAATTTGTTTCGCAAACCACGTACAATTTGGATTATAGCGAGTTAATACGTTTGAATACTTTACCTCGACATGCCCTGCTAGACAACTCAGGTGCAACGGCCTACGTAGTTCAACGTTGCGTGCTGCTGGAGAGGCACCATATTCCAACAAAGTCGTTGTCAAACACTCGTGACCGaacctaaataaaatttcaaatgggaataaatatggaaaaataaaaaataataaacaaaactaaagTTTTCCATTGTATTTTACCAAGCAGCTATGTGTAGAGCggtatttctaattttatccTCGATATGCGGTAATGCACCAGCGTCTAATAAAGTTTTTGATCGAGTAAATCTTCCGTGAATTGCAGTCATATGTAAAGGCGTATGTCCATCTTTCGactgaacatttatttttgaaccAGCTTGTAAAAGTACTTCTAAACAGTTAACACCGTGTGGACTAGCTGCGGCAACGTGTAGCGAACTTTGTCGTCGGTAGTTTACAGTCTCTGTTCAAACGATTATTCGTTGTAAACTCGATCgggaaacattgatttttactttttataaatcatCTCACCAATGTTAACGGAATTTGCAATTAATTCTTTAACCGCGTCTGCGTGGCCGTTTAAACATGCAATATGCAGAGGTGTATTTCCATACTCATTCCTTGCTTCGATATCTGCTCCagcattaattaatatacgCATACATTCAACGTTACCAGAAGCTGCAGCTGCGTGTAGTGGAGTGTATAAATCTCGATCCTTAACATAAAAACATACATGTTAACCAGACTTGGACATTAGTAAATCTTTATCTagataatacatttttattcaaattcacaGTGTTCATTGGGAAATATAGCTTTATCTAGACAAAGCATTATTCGTCATTCTTATTCATTATTTGGATAACTTATGCGACACACCAATATAAACAGCACTTTGCAATCATACAGAAAAAGTTTTAGAGAAAGTTACATTACTTTAACGTTCACATCTGCTCCATGTGCTATGAGTATTTTCACAATACTTTCATGACCCATGTATGCTGCAAAATGTATAGCTCTACGATGTTTTTTATCATGAGCATTTACTATGCAGCCAACTCGAATCAAATATTCTGTCATTTTAAGATGTCCATTGTAAGCTGCATGATGCAAACATGTTCTGCCACTTCtgaagaaaatatatgcaCTTGTTAATACATGTAcaagtaatataattaaagattATCAAATATACAAACCTGTCTGGTATGTTAACATTCCTTACGTATGGAAGTATCAGTTTTGCACATTGCACAGCATTATTTGCTGCTGCTACATGTAAAGGAGTTTGCCAATTGCGGTCCCAAATATTGACATTTGctttatagtataataaaacatcCACTACGTTATGATGCCCTAAGCAACAGGCTCTATGCAACGGAGTTAACATTTTCTTATCTAGAGCACTTACTTCAGCTCCATGCAATAGAAGCGTTTCTACAATTGTTCTATTTCCCATAAATGCAGCTGCATGGAGAAGAGAACGTTTTTCTACGTCTTGCCAATTTGCATCTTCTTGTTTTGATAGCAACGCTAGAACTTCTTCTGCGTTTCCATAAAATATAGCTCGCAATAGGGGTGACTATAAAAACATCAAAGACCATTTTATAACTAcgaatatcatattttattttgcatatatgttttttaagaacaaatatcattaagaaatattcaagaatattaacatattttgtGTGGACTAGATAATTTTAGCTCAGTGGTTATAAGCAAGGTAAATGAAATAACCTTTTATATGAGTGATCCGTAACTGTATACCATGACATGTGTTAAGTTGCTTAAAGTTTGATCTGACAAAGAtacaataacagaaaataatgCGAAACATcataaaatgacaaattttcaagattatCATGGTACATAATGcaccaatttatttaaattaatatatattttttaaacttcaaGTTATATAATAatcgataaacaaaaatgaaatacaaacgaGACTATTATgctcgagaaaattaaaaagaaatccggTGATTGACACATGAGTCTAACCTCCGACTTTGTAGTTTCTTTAATGTATTCGAAGATTGTTTAGAGAAATACATTCgctaaaagaaataaaacaacgtACCCCATCGTGCAGTATCTGCACGTTCATGATTAACCAGTTTcgcaatttatacaaatacgggagtatttataaaaaacacAATCACGGGAGTGTAAAAAACTGACATAGTAGTGTGTGACTCATACTTCAACACGTACAGTCCAGTTTGTTACTTTCATTTTGCCGTGAACAATTTCTTACAAgcgtatcgtttaatttaattgtcatTTCAGGCGAACAGCGGCATCGTTTCAGTGAAAATAACTACCAAAAATATGCATTATAATACTATTTTCAAGTATAAACAGTAATAGCAATAGCTATCTTTGCATGGTACACTCCATCTTTGTTTCTATTGAGTTCTCAGAAGCTTGTAAACAGATAAATATAACACCCAGCGTGTCGCGCGAGAATTGAAAAGGGTTTACGTATCTTGATTCGTTTCAAAactcgaatgaattttttccaaatttcagCGCACATTGtgtgtatattttgtatatttcaacATATTTCGGTATTTCGTATGTAagtgacaaataaaattaatttaaaattatttaaaaatccacTGTGACGAGCCCAAAAGAAGcctttttacaatttttgttatttcttattaaattaattaaagattgGGAGAAGGATATATTATTAAGGATACGTTAAAGTGGTtttgtaaatgtttatattaaatataaataaaaattaacggaaatatacatacaggaCCGATTTTACCAATATTGGCGGCccgggcaagattatcgtggcCCCCCTTCAAgggtatatacagggtgacccaaaaatgttgtaacaccttgaaatgggtggttcgggaggtgatttgaaacaactttttccttagcgaaaatgttgtctgaggcttcgttgaggagatattaacagaaaaccccgaccaatcggagcgcgagtatgccagtggagcggccgcggtagcgtaggctacgcgctctgattggccaatgttttctgttaatatctcctcaacgaagcctcagacaacattttcgctaaggaaaaagttgtttcaaatcacctcccgaaccacctctttcaaggtgtgacaacatttttgggacatcccGTATATCGGTATATTCGTAAACTAGGGATACCGGACTGCGACGCCCCCAAAAATCTGGCGCCCCGGGCGGTTGCTCGACCGCCCCCCGCCCCAACGCCGGCGCTATATACATAACAATGTTCCAGTCCGTAAAAAATTCCGCTTTCAAAGGCGGGATCGAAATCATTATCATggttcgatttaaaaaaaaaatattttcttaatgtaCCTAAATGTAGGAATCGTTAAGCGTAGCTGTTTCttctcttaaattatttttttcacaaaatggcGCACTAAAATTTGTGGgaaaattaagatttttactttaacatgtgccaaaaaaaaacgattacGCTTAACGATTACTACGTTTATGTGGagtttacataattattcacAGTTTATTTATGTGCTTATCTGCTTATCTCCATCAAAATCAGTGTCTGCTACGATACTCCTCTATTctgtaaaatgaaacaaaaaatctaTTTGAAGGAGAAAAGCGgagaaaacgaaacgatttgAAGTGACGAGTAATGCGTGTTCATCTTCTGTATGCTGTAATATCGCGATGAAAGAGGTTCGATACATATATCACGACTAcacgttaattttaaagtggaATGGATGTCGATGCAATCGATAGATCTGAATGTTTGGCGAACAAAAAGGTTTTGGATAATATCGAAGAGGATTCGAAACATGGCTCTCTTAGCGTAGCGCCGTCaaacttgaaatttactttttattctgGAAACCTTGAAGTTCAGGAAAAGACGATAGAgatcacgaattatttttcgaaaccaTGTCCGATTCAACTGTTACCGTTAAAAACTCATTACTTCCAGATTCGAACTGCCTCTCAGGTTAAGGAGGAATTTTTATGCTCAAAAGAAAATGTGTCCTTTGTTCTCGCAATTTGGGGTGCGTGACAGATtgcaaaaatgtacatttattgcAGAGAAGGTGGCTCAGTCCCGGATCGagttttaaaatacatatttttttcactCCCGATGAAGAGAGAAACTACAACGATATCTTAAAGATCCATTACTTCAACAATCAACAGTTACAGATTAAAATTACCGCAGAAATAACtactcgtttttcttttcctacAAACGTAAACTTTGGAGCCGTTCCACTTGGTCGAGCGTAAGTTCATCGTTCAATTCGTATATGACTTGCGTAGTGagtataattgtttattgtttaaGGGCTTGCTACGAAATACCAATATATTCCcatgcaaagaaaaaaatctctTTCGCTATTATGCCATCTAAAGAAGACTCGTGTGTCGACATCTATCCTCGGTGGGgtaaatttgcattttatgaTATTCTTTATGTTAGGGGTCCCAACTTAACATATGTTATAAGGCTAACACCAGAAATGaataggaataaaaatatcgccAATCAACGAATTCTTGACTTCAGCCAAATTTGTTATTGATTGCTTGATTAATTGATTGGCATTGGTTTACAATTCAGTTTAAGCTAGCGCCTCCAACGACAAAGTCTGAGTATCTCTTCCAAGTGTAATTATACAACAAATGTTTTACATGCAATTTGAATGCAATATTGCAATAATTCTTTAAGTGAAACTTTTGAAGGCACGGTGtgtaaattgaaaactatGCAACGAAAAAGCGTCAGTAAAAAGAGACAAGCGAtctacaggatgtcccaaaaatgttgaaggtcTTTGAAAGGGgcggttcggggggtgatttgaaacaactttttccttagcgaaaatgttgtccaaggTTTCGTTagggagatattaacagaaaaccacAACCAATCAGAGCCCCCGCGGTaacgtaggctacgcgctaagcggccccttcgaccaatcagattgcGTGTACGCTACGCGCTCCAccagcatactcgcgctctgattggtcggggttttctgttaatatctccttaacgaagcctcggacaacattttcgctaaggaaaaagttgtttcaaatcaccccccgaaccgcccctttcaaggacctccaccatttttgggacaccctctATATATAATTTCCCAATACTCTGTCTTCTCTATGTGCTATagtcagtgatgggcaaaacactagggttcgaataaatctgaagttagCCGGTCTGTCTatctcctttcctcttttgaaaattttccaaagaaggaaacgagacaaacacgtcggcaaacttcagatttattcgaatcctagggttttgcccttCTCTGGCTATAGTTGGTAGCGCCTTCACTCCTACATTTCATACATTCACAAACAaaagttttgtaaaaattgtgtCGACAGTTGGGAACCCCCATTCGAAAATGTTCATTACTTGATAATTTAAGTTGTCGCAATACAtgttttagtttctttttaggACATATTATACCAGGTCAAGAACCCCTAATAATCATGGTAATTTATAGACCGTTTCGGTATATAAGTTTCAACTTCCAAATTCGAATATTCATAACAGATTTATGTAAAGTTCCCcacattataaatttctacgcATATACTCGTCCAGGAATTTTACGGTGAGAATGCTTGATACCAACCTCtattaagaaaatgaattcgattatttagtacacatatgtataatgaataatataatggcttttttatttttagggaAACATTGGAGAATATTGAATCGAAAACTAAAAACAAAGTGAAACCTGCGAAAACAGACGCAATATCTCGAAAGAAGGTGACACCAATTTCCGTGAATCAAAATACGCCAAAAGCTTGCGCGGAGAAATCTACCGTGAAAATGTCGAGCTGCGAggaaagtttattaaaaaagtgcAGTTATTTTCCCTTGTATGCATTACATGCCGTCAATTGCATAATGAATTCAAAAACTCTAAAGTCACATGGGGAACACGAGTTAAAAGGTTAGAAGTAACGAATAAGTAAAtgtaattcataaatattattttgattttgagAGGAGGGAGGCATTGATCAATGTAGCCTCGGGTACCGGAAACCCTAGAGACGGCCTTGTATACAATCTGTTTGTTAtccattgagctctatccttaGGATAGTGCTCAATGTTGTTATCATAATAAGCTGCATCCAGAAGGCTGAGATGCCAGAATTGCTTCCGACTCACACACGCATGCGTACTCTTTTTCACGTCAGTAGAGTATCTAATACAACCATAAAACTGGTACCCTTAGTCGtcccaaaaattatttttgggcagagatgggcaaaaccctaggattcgaataaatctgaagtttgccgacgtgtttgtctcgtttccttcttttgaaaattttcaaaagaggaaaggagatagacagatcggcaaacttcagatttattcgaaacctaggattttgcccatcactgccaAAAATGATATTAGTATAAAAGAATATGGATCACACATTGTTGGTGTTTTTTGATGGGTGTATTGATAGTCTTCCCAGTTTCTTACATACAGAGTGccacaaaaatgttgtaacaccttgaaaggggtagttcgggaggtgatttgaaacaactttttccttagcgaaaatgttgtccgaggtttcgttgaggagatattaacggaaaaccccgaccaatcagagggcgagtatgccggtggaccGCCCGTGGTAGGCGTAGCAACGCGCTAAGCGGTCGcttcgaccaatcagagcgcgcagAGCTCatgctctgattggtcggggttttctgatAATATCTGCAAGtctcggataacattttcgataAGGAAAGCGTTGTTTCAAATCtcctcccgaatcacctctatcaagatgttacaacatttttgggacaccctatacTTTTGCTCATGAACATGAAATTTGTTAGACTCCTGACTACTAGGTCTAGTACCGGCCATTACTCCTAGGCGTCGACCATGAGAATCTAAATCTAGGGTGCGTTCCATTTCACCTATTGCGCGCATGCAGGGccggttttagcaatattggcgcctcgggcaagattatcgtggcgTCCCTTCAGaggcttaaaatttttaagaaaagaagaccaggtaataatatcaaacgatgAATCTGTAGCTAGATTGTAAAGAttgttaaattacaatatatagcAGCTTTACTGATCTAAACGGATAAAATCATATACTAGGAATACTGGACTGCGACGCCCCCAAAAATCTGGCACCCCGGGCTGTTGCTCGACCGCGCCAACCTTAACTCCGGCCCTGAGCGCATGGATCGCATTCAATGTGCTGCACGCATAATGCGCGCTAGGAAACGGAACACTTTTCCATACATTTGATGCGAATCAaaccaatttttttatgtaaaagaacaatttcaGTATTCAGTGACGAACACACTGTCTCTACTCACTGTCTACTCTATAGGAAATGTAATTAAGAAACTGTTTTGTTTAACCAGGCCCTCTAAACGTGTACATGTCCCAAATGATAGAGACGAAGGTTTTAAAActaaaggaatttttaataaagacgGAAAATTATCATCGTGAGAACGAATTAGCGAAATTTCATCATAAACCGAAAGTAAATTATGGAACGCGTGGTATCAACGataatcgaataattgaaatacaaGTGCAGCGGGAACAAGGATGGAACGACTATAAAGACTCGATGAATTTGAGCTGCGAAGAAGATGTATttgaacgaaaagaaattgaaaagataaAGCAGAGAATTTTGAGAACTTCTCAGAAAGTATACATTCTTCaagataacaaatttaattacgcatattttttcagaagtaaataatatatttttctgttttagtATCCGAAGGCAGTGTCAACGTCGTCTGAAAAGGGTCAATCGTGTCTACATTATAGCAACAATGTGCTGTTTCTTCAATCAGCCCGTaaaatcatattaaaaaatcgattgttGAAAGTACTTGGAAAATTGAGACAATTGACACCCGAATTAGTCGTTGAATTAGAAAAaccatttacaaaatattaataatataaggaGAACTTTGATAagataatatacagggtgtcccaaaactcgcataggagccggaaatggggtgtagctgagacgattctgaacaacaatttcctttgcaaaaatgtcggtggggacttcgtttttgaattattaacgaaaaacactgaccaatcacagGGCCCGATTAGCTCAAGCAGGGCTggcgcaaggcaggttcagcgcgttcgccAGAACCAGGCCCCGTGTTTTAAAAGGacccgcggtctacgaaaattactgaattaagaggcaccgattttgattaactttttacagactgatgataccattaacaaatggaagcaatttttgctgaggtgcaagacatttttttagtagcgatgattaaattgaaagtgacaaaaatcatcaaagtattattatttaatattcatcttataaaaaatatatagcttttgtaaataaataattcctcgttgtaaaatttaagtgtaggatttgaatgtgaattcaggccccgcaaCATTTTTGAACCCGACCCCGCAAAAGGTTACAGCAGCCCTGAGCTCGAGCCAGGAATGACTGTTGCGCCAGGTCGTTGCGTAGCcagctgagcgcgcgctaatcgggcgctgtgattggtcgatggtttttcgttaataattcaaaaatgaagcccccactgacatttttgtaaaggaaattgttgttcagaatcgtctcagctacctcccatttccgACTCCTAcgcgacttttgggacacccttaGACAAGATATTGGGTGCATTCAGTGGACCACTGTTCCAATCATTAGAAACCAGTGTCACTGTAGACTAGAGGATTTCAATAttgacattttataattagatAACGACAGTCAAAACCTGATAagtaaatttttagaaaacaaatatataccatatttgaaaaaaatcaatctTGGCGCTGACCACAACCTCAGTACTGCTCGGCGATTATAATACAATGCAGGGCAGGGCCGGTTTTAACAATATTGGCGCCccgggcaagattatcgtggcgTCCCTTCAGaggcttaaaatttttaagaaaagaagacaagGTGTTAATATCAAACGATGAATCTGTAGCTAGATTGCAAAGATTGTTAAACTACAACATATAGCAGCTTTACTAATCTACACCGGACTGCGACGCCCCCAAAAATCTGGCGCCCCGGGCGGTTCCCCGACCGTGCCCCCCACCCCTAACGCCGTCCCTGATGCAGGGTAACGAGGTTGTTGATTggcatcaaaattcaaacaatttaaacaGTGCCACTTGTGTCATGGTTCTATCAAATGGTCTAGTGATTTCTAGTCGTTatctaattgtaaaatatcaatattcgGTCCACTAAACGCACCCAATGATACTCACactttacaaatattacactGGCGTataagataattaaataacacgTATAATATAATGCGAGTCGTAAGTCAtacttttgtttactttaaaatttgcACGTATCATAGTGACCTCTATAGATGGCACTTGTGCGAATGCCGCCAAAACTTGGGAAAAATCGGCTGCTATTCTTCGCTGATGttgatttaataatgtaaagaACAAAGTTCGTAATTCTACAATAGAacttattataatttagtCTAACTTATagttttttactttcaattaatttgtagTAACTAATTGCTATGTTTAGATACGAAAAATGAGTGTAAAgattttcgattaaaagaaaatttcgcaTCGTGTGACTTGTatcgtttctaataattttatacagatGGATTTGTGCTTAACTTTTAACTGCAATGGAAAGGTGAACGGTAACGATTGGGAGTTAAGCAAGGAGAGTTTATTTCTACGTGGAGAAGTAAATAATGTTCTCTACCCACAAGATGAATATCCATTGTCCAATGTGGATGTCCAACTGTTCAATTTTACTATACCTTCTTCAACAGCTGTATTAGATTTAAAACATTATGTGAAATGCATGGcgtatgaaattctttttctatgaatatttaagtGTCCATGTCTCATATTAATACTCCTTCTACTTTTCTTTATAgcatgcaattaaaaatactcaATAGGCATGAAACTTATAATCATGttttaaattctaaagaggataacataaatttttattacgtaaGGCGAACTGTATGTGAATTCATTTCATACATTAGAATGTATTTGAACAGGTAAGATAAGGTTTGTCGTTTAAATCtaatttaatcgatttgtgttTTTCATAATGCAAAATTTGCAGTATTAAGTGGGATCTTCAATgcttacaaattataaatgaagatattgaagaagaatttaattcattattcattaccGTAAAAAAATTTCTCTGCAGACTACAAAATATACCAGATGCCACGTTTCATTATGCACCTTCTAAATTAGGCAATCAGGTTTGCatgaaaattatgtatattaatataatgcACTTATAGTTTTAATATGTGTTTTATGTGTTACAGTGTAAACAACCGGAATATCACATGTATCATATGCACTTAGAATTACGATggctttttatttcgttagtTTATACACGCAGTATATGTTATCAGTATTCAATGGAGACTCAATTAGACgaatttgaaaacattcaGGGAATAATAATCAACgatcttatttatatttcattgaagATATTTGAAACGGTAGAAGACCAAGTATCGGTTTcattaagaaaatgtatttacacATTTGTATTTGTGTATTATATGTTTTAGATGCCTTTATCGAGTTTACAACAGAAAACTCCATACAATTGTACTTGCATTCGTGAATTGTGGCTCATACTTCAAgtatttatcgataatttgTCAGAACGAATGAAATCAAAGGTATATATTAGATGTTTACCAATCAGAGGTGGATCTATACGATCATTTACcctatataaaacattttggaaaaagaTAGAATCCCTCGAagtaatttgtttgaaatgcGTCACTGTTACTGTACTCTTGAATATAGCTATAACATTTGTGTCTACAGACTTTTTGGGACTATGTGAACGAGAGTGTTAATGGATTATTAAATAGGAATGTATCCGATACTAAGCAAGAATCTTGGAATTGTAGCTTACCACCTTGTAAAAATTCTGAATTGTTTTGCCTCTGGCTTCTTTACAATCTTGTGCTTTTATATGGGTACAATATGGATGGTATATATATAGGTGCTAAATGTTCAAGGGtaattttacaattgtttTCGCATTGTTTCTGctgatattaattatataatattaactatTCATTCGTGCTCTTAAAGATTAGGCCTAATTACGAGCAGcttgaaaaaattttgaaaacgtaTATCTCTAAGGGTGGAAAAGATGGCGAAAgagatgaaattgatgaagaaTTACGCATAATGATAccattgttaaataatattgtaacaaaTTGGTGGCAACCACGAGTTTCgataatttctttactttgGGATTGCTTTCATAAAAGATTAGATGaacca
It contains:
- the LOC128873229 gene encoding serine/threonine-protein phosphatase 6 regulatory ankyrin repeat subunit A-like isoform X2 → MVIRFNVNQSPLLRAIFYGNAEEVLALLSKQEDANWQDVEKRSLLHAAAFMGNRTIVETLLLHGAEVSALDKKMLTPLHRACCLGHHNVVDVLLYYKANVNIWDRNWQTPLHVAAANNAVQCAKLILPYVRNVNIPDRSGRTCLHHAAYNGHLKMTEYLIRVGCIVNAHDKKHRRAIHFAAYMGHESIVKILIAHGADVNVKDRDLYTPLHAAAASGNVECMRILINAGADIEARNEYGNTPLHIACLNGHADAVKELIANSVNIETVNYRRQSSLHVAAASPHGVNCLEVLLQAGSKINVQSKDGHTPLHMTAIHGRFTRSKTLLDAGALPHIEDKIRNTALHIAAWFGHECLTTTLLEYGASPAARNVELRRPLHLSCLAGHVEVCRKLLQVDSRRIDTRDAGGRTPLHLAAFKGSVDCLDLLLSSGANFRLTDNDDRLALHYAASQGHYLCVFTLVGFGSDSNAQDVDGATPLHLAAASNPTDSGAQCVQYLLKHKADPRLCDKRGFTAIHYAVAGGNQPALKALLEACPQVNLDTSSNSADKQEPQAPALTPLHLAAYYGHSEILSLLLPLFPNTNIKDNTGKTPLHLASCKGHRQCVELLLRHGAFVSVQDSIAKRTPVHCAAAAGHSLCLILLLENTEDPSVVDCFDAKQRTALTLAVSHSNTECVISLLSYKADCNLPDINKHTPLFRAVFSEHDQQLVKLLLSRGAQVAVQDTNGKTPLHLAAACGKVKSLAELVKADPEAATLKDDQNCTVLHWACYSGNSNCVDYLLKQDVIESLEGHPFSATHCAVYQGSVDCLKLLIKKFGGKAVAGLKDNPGDRLPLHVAASAGTVECARLILKSVGPDIAGLESRDYLGRTPLLCAAVTGQCGVIEILLEREADVSAVDCNKNTALHLACLRRHSAAALLLLNWIDSGNSSEENSTQSQQQRLAVINMTNKQQRTPLHLAARNGLVKVTRHLLQLGASVVAVDGEGLTPALACAPNRAVARCLATILAAHGQHWEAAQQSPSIQQTSEVYLNGRSGDSQHSSDSEFY